CATGGGTTTACTCGAGACTCCGAACTTGAACTCATGACTCACCACTCACGTGAGTTTGGAGTTTTGAGTCGAAGTCATGACACACCACTCACGTGAGTTGGGAGTTTTGAGTCGAAGTTTGGAGTCCTGGGTTGACTCGAGACTCCGAACTTGAACTCATGACTCACCACTCACGTGAGTTGGGAGTTTTGAGTCGAAGTTTGGAGTCCTGGGTTGACTCGGAACTCCGAACTTGAACTCATGACTCACTACTCACGTGAGTTTGGAGTTTTGAGTCGAAGGTTGGAGTCCTGGGTGCCCTCGTGTACAACGCGGAATCGTAACGGCCATTCCACCGCCTTTGTGATCCCCACCCGCGGGCCCACGACGACCTGATCGTCCGGCACCGGCACTCCGGCGTGAATCGTCAGCGCCGACCCGCCGGTCAGCACGGCCCCGTCAAAGCGGCGATCGATGCCGAGGGCGGCGCAGAGTTTGCCCGGGCCGTCGCACAGCTGCGCATCGCGACGGGCCTTGGGCCGTCGCGCCCGCATCGTCTCGATCCCCTCTTGAGGCTCCAGCGCCCGGATGAGCACGGCGCTGCCGAAGCCCTCTTCGCGCGTGACGGCATTCACGCACCAGTGCATGCCGTACACGAAGTACACGTACGCGACCCCCGGCGGACCGAACAGGTGCCAGGTCCGCGCCGTCCGGCCCACGACTGAATGCGAAGCCGGATCGTGAGGTCCGAGGTACGCCTCGGTCTCCACGATCCGGCCACTGACTGCTCCCAGTTCATCCTCGTGCCGTAGCACGGCGCCGAGGAGTTCGCGGGCCACCACTGCCGGATCCCGGTCGTAAAACCCGGCCGGCAGTGGGGCTCCGAACATCATCTTACCGCTTCTTCGCGGCCTTCTTGGCCGGGGCCTTGGCCGCCGCCTTCTTGGCGGCCGGGGCCGGAGCCTTCGCCGCCGGCTTGGCAGCCTTCGCAGGGGCCTTGGCGGCCTTGGGCGCGGCCTTCGCCGGTGCCTTGGCGACCGCCTTCTTGGCCGGCGCCGGCGACTTGGCCGGGGCGGACTTGGCCGGAGCCGCCTTCACGGGCGTCTCCTTCTTGGCCGCCGGCTTGGCACCACGACCGCGGGCCGGAGCTGTCGGAGCGGCCGGAACCGACGGCGCTTCGACCACGACCGGAGCTGTCGGCGCGGCGACGGGTGAAACCGCCACCGGAGC
This region of Gemmatimonas groenlandica genomic DNA includes:
- a CDS encoding DNA-3-methyladenine glycosylase; protein product: MMFGAPLPAGFYDRDPAVVARELLGAVLRHEDELGAVSGRIVETEAYLGPHDPASHSVVGRTARTWHLFGPPGVAYVYFVYGMHWCVNAVTREEGFGSAVLIRALEPQEGIETMRARRPKARRDAQLCDGPGKLCAALGIDRRFDGAVLTGGSALTIHAGVPVPDDQVVVGPRVGITKAVEWPLRFRVVHEGTQDSNLRLKTPNSRE